The proteins below are encoded in one region of Nitrospira sp.:
- the cysC gene encoding adenylyl-sulfate kinase: MSRAFAVWLTGLPASGKSTIASVLQRELTDAGLTVERLESDSLRSILTPEPTYQAEERDLFYRALAYFGSRLVAHGVPVILDATAHRRSYRALARTLIPHFLEVEVACPLEVCMARDRKGTYRGGQAGTNATVPGLQVEYEAPEAPEVRLDTTRVDAEAAAAQILEVLRTREYLIAARGLDRSP; the protein is encoded by the coding sequence ATGAGCCGGGCATTTGCGGTCTGGCTGACGGGCCTACCGGCATCCGGAAAAAGCACGATCGCGAGCGTCCTCCAGCGAGAACTGACCGATGCCGGTCTGACCGTCGAGAGGCTTGAGTCCGATTCGCTTCGAAGCATCTTGACGCCGGAGCCGACGTATCAGGCCGAGGAGCGGGACCTGTTCTATCGCGCGCTCGCCTACTTCGGGAGCCGGTTGGTCGCCCATGGGGTTCCCGTGATTCTCGACGCCACTGCCCATCGTCGCAGCTACCGTGCACTGGCACGTACCCTCATTCCACACTTTCTCGAAGTTGAGGTGGCGTGCCCGTTGGAAGTCTGTATGGCTCGCGACCGGAAAGGAACCTATCGTGGAGGACAGGCGGGTACCAACGCGACCGTGCCGGGCCTACAGGTCGAGTACGAAGCTCCCGAAGCCCCGGAGGTCAGGCTCGATACGACACGAGTCGATGCAGAAGCGGCTGCCGCGCAGATCCTCGAGGTGCTACGCACCCGAGAGTACCTTATAGCCGCACGGGGCCTCGATCGATCGCCATGA
- the atpA1 gene encoding ATP synthase subunit alpha 1 encodes MMPSRPYADSRLARRAAWVERYDFRLRLSERGTVVSLGDGIVWIEGLPSAAIDDLVVFEEGSHALVFHLGQQVIGGILLHQTGQLTAGTGAQLAGLQLSIVVGETLLGRVVDPLGFPLDGSPPVESPTRRPLFAPAPPITARDFVSRPLYTGNKIVDIMIPIGKGQRQLIIGDNGLGKSTLAIDAILNQRTKDVRCVYVFIGQKRSDVVQCLQTLRAHDALAYTTLVVAQASALPGLKYLAPFAGCALAEAWMYEGKDTLIIYDDLTMHAQTYRELSLLLRRPPGREAYPGDIFFLHSRLLERSTCLSPSNGGGSMTALPVVETTQGDIAGYIPTNLISITDGQIYLDSRLFAAGTLPAIDVTKSVSRIGGKGQHPNMKRLAGRLKLEYLQFLELELFTRFGARLEASVEAKIERGRLLRELLKQDRLAPLSIETQLAWLVAFQKGLFDELPMPAAHRAIDSLAARVQEGTLTLDSPEDQWVSALETWFTEIGTHESATRH; translated from the coding sequence ATGATGCCATCTCGTCCGTACGCTGACTCCAGACTCGCTCGCCGAGCCGCGTGGGTCGAGCGCTATGACTTCCGCCTTCGCCTCTCCGAGCGTGGGACGGTCGTCTCGCTGGGCGACGGGATCGTCTGGATCGAAGGCCTCCCGTCCGCCGCCATCGACGATCTGGTGGTGTTCGAAGAAGGCAGTCACGCACTCGTGTTTCATCTGGGGCAACAGGTCATCGGCGGAATTCTGCTACACCAGACCGGCCAACTCACCGCCGGGACAGGAGCCCAACTGGCCGGTCTTCAGCTCAGTATCGTCGTGGGGGAGACGCTCCTTGGTCGCGTCGTCGACCCCCTCGGATTTCCGCTCGACGGATCGCCTCCCGTCGAATCCCCGACGCGGCGGCCGCTGTTCGCGCCCGCCCCTCCGATTACGGCTCGAGATTTCGTCAGTCGACCGCTGTACACCGGAAACAAAATCGTCGACATCATGATTCCCATCGGCAAAGGACAGCGCCAGCTGATCATCGGCGACAATGGCCTGGGGAAAAGTACCCTCGCGATCGACGCCATCTTGAATCAGCGCACCAAGGACGTCCGTTGCGTGTACGTCTTCATCGGACAAAAGCGGTCCGATGTGGTCCAGTGCCTTCAGACCCTACGGGCCCATGATGCGTTGGCCTATACGACGTTGGTGGTCGCCCAGGCGAGCGCACTTCCGGGGCTCAAATATCTCGCACCCTTCGCGGGATGTGCGTTGGCCGAAGCATGGATGTACGAGGGTAAAGACACGCTTATCATTTACGACGATCTGACCATGCACGCCCAAACCTATCGGGAGCTGTCCCTCCTGCTTCGGCGGCCTCCGGGCCGGGAGGCCTACCCGGGCGACATTTTCTTCCTGCATTCGCGTCTGCTCGAACGGTCGACGTGCTTGAGTCCCTCCAACGGAGGCGGCAGCATGACCGCCCTGCCGGTCGTCGAGACCACACAAGGGGATATCGCCGGCTACATTCCCACCAATTTGATCTCGATCACGGACGGCCAGATCTATCTGGACAGCCGGCTGTTCGCCGCCGGAACGCTTCCGGCCATCGACGTGACCAAATCCGTTTCGCGCATCGGCGGAAAGGGTCAGCACCCGAACATGAAGCGCCTGGCCGGTCGGCTGAAGCTCGAGTATCTCCAGTTTCTGGAACTCGAACTGTTTACTCGCTTCGGCGCCCGACTCGAAGCTTCCGTCGAGGCCAAGATCGAGCGTGGGCGCTTACTGCGAGAGCTGCTCAAACAGGATCGTCTGGCGCCTCTTTCGATCGAGACGCAACTGGCCTGGCTCGTGGCCTTTCAGAAGGGGCTGTTCGACGAACTGCCTATGCCGGCCGCTCATCGAGCGATCGACAGTCTGGCCGCGCGAGTACAGGAGGGGACCTTGACCTTGGACTCGCCGGAGGACCAGTGGGTCTCGGCGCTCGAGACATGGTTCACGGAGATCGGCACACATGAGTCGGCGACGCGACATTGA
- the atpF gene encoding ATP synthase subunit b codes for MELDWSTIVLEMVNFGVLVWLLHRLLYRPVLNVIAQRRAAIESQTTEARRIRNEADGLRAQYDGRLQTWEEERAQARRHLAEELQKERVRRLAELQTSLDQEREKRRVVDERRQQEDARQAEEQAMTQSAQFAAKLLARVADPALEARLTEAALADLQTLPDGRLTRLREAIGTGAGEATITSAYPIPESRRRVLVDRLTAVLGRTPHCVWREDVALVAGLRITIGPIVLGANLHDELRFFTEVASNDAISSVR; via the coding sequence GTGGAACTCGATTGGTCAACGATCGTCCTGGAAATGGTCAATTTCGGCGTCTTGGTGTGGCTGCTGCATCGACTGTTGTACCGGCCCGTCCTCAACGTGATCGCGCAACGACGGGCGGCCATCGAGTCGCAGACCACAGAGGCCCGACGCATTCGGAATGAAGCGGACGGCTTGCGGGCCCAATACGACGGGCGGCTGCAGACCTGGGAGGAGGAACGGGCTCAGGCCCGGCGCCACCTGGCGGAGGAGCTTCAGAAGGAACGCGTTCGGCGGCTCGCCGAATTGCAGACCTCTCTCGATCAGGAGCGAGAAAAGCGCCGCGTCGTGGATGAACGGCGGCAGCAGGAGGACGCACGGCAGGCCGAGGAACAGGCAATGACCCAGAGCGCACAGTTTGCCGCCAAGCTACTCGCCCGGGTAGCAGACCCAGCGCTGGAAGCCAGATTGACCGAAGCGGCACTCGCCGATCTTCAAACATTGCCCGATGGTCGCCTCACCCGCTTGCGGGAAGCGATTGGAACCGGTGCGGGCGAGGCGACCATCACCAGCGCCTACCCCATTCCGGAATCCCGGCGACGCGTCCTGGTCGATCGGCTCACCGCCGTTCTCGGTCGGACACCTCATTGCGTCTGGAGAGAGGATGTCGCACTGGTCGCCGGCCTTCGGATCACGATCGGCCCCATCGTGTTGGGTGCCAACCTCCACGACGAGCTTCGATTCTTTACGGAGGTCGCCTCGAATGATGCCATCTCGTCCGTACGCTGA
- a CDS encoding ATPase → MYGHDTAEIFAAFTAALVVCPLLALGLHDTTGMASPAPQEIARIPIDDVYRKLETSPNGLTSSEAEKRLRQYGPNRLHTAARTAWPLRLLRQATHFLALLLWIAAGLAILAEVMNPGSGMFTLALAIVAVIAVNALFAFAQEFRAERAVDALHDLLPTTTWVIREGRPQQVARHDIVPGDLLLIEEGERLPADGRLVEALAMRVDLASLTGEARPKARTTHIVSDGHLLDLPNLVFAGTTILSGHGRAVVYATGMDTEFGKLAGLATTLEPGLSPLQLEMVKVTRMIAVFALVMGGLFFILGISMNLGFWVSAVFGIGIIAANVPEGLLPTMTLALALGSQRMAKRNALIKHLSSVETLGCTTVICTDKTGTLTENRMRVERVHVDGLDLEARNGLLVIKDSIPNTIEPSQLGPIAQALSLCHTAKRVRQAGGRSVWVGDPTEVALLEFVDAYGLSPPAPPQRLGELPFDADRKRMTTLHWMAGQLVAHVKGAPETVIPLCSRAYDPVAPVPMSDAVRQELLTHSRRLAQQAYRVLAVAVREIERTDVDLDSKTVEQDLVFLGLVAMIDPPHREVPGAVARCRTAGVRVVMLTGDHPLTAVALARKIGLLPGTLDPSKPELVPVIEGTRVEVMNDAELQAFLTPARPGETEPLFARMAPRHKMRVVSMLKRMGEIVAVTGDGVNDAPALKQADIGIAMGIAGTDVAKETADMILLDDNFATIVNAIEEGRAVYANIKKFTTYVLASNVPEIVPFLGYGMVGLPLAITVPQILAVDLGTDMLPALALGAERPDPGLMNVPPRARSARLVDRSLMLRAYGFLGLIEAALAMGAFFGFLYLRGWEWGVSLNWSDPLYQEATTVTLATIVVAQVANVFACRSARQSALRLGFATNALLFYGIAAELALLLAIVYLPALHVLFGTKSLPMWIWPALAGGAVFLLMAEELRKLLLRRRHWLDGRAPSPPHTHIQEIVRKESL, encoded by the coding sequence ATGTACGGGCACGACACCGCAGAGATTTTCGCCGCCTTCACCGCCGCACTGGTCGTGTGCCCCCTCCTGGCACTTGGGCTGCACGACACAACTGGCATGGCCTCCCCTGCTCCCCAAGAAATTGCGCGTATCCCGATCGACGACGTGTACAGGAAGCTGGAAACCTCACCCAACGGCCTGACCTCGTCGGAGGCTGAAAAGCGGCTCCGGCAGTACGGGCCGAATCGTCTCCATACAGCGGCGCGGACAGCATGGCCCCTCCGACTGTTGCGACAGGCTACGCATTTTCTCGCTCTTTTGCTATGGATTGCCGCCGGACTGGCGATTCTAGCTGAAGTCATGAATCCCGGCAGCGGCATGTTCACGCTAGCTCTGGCGATTGTGGCAGTAATCGCCGTGAACGCGCTGTTTGCCTTCGCACAAGAATTCAGGGCTGAGCGGGCCGTCGATGCACTACACGATCTGCTTCCGACGACCACGTGGGTCATTCGCGAGGGGCGTCCCCAGCAGGTTGCCCGGCACGACATCGTTCCAGGAGATCTCCTCCTGATCGAGGAAGGAGAGCGGCTTCCGGCGGATGGTCGCCTCGTCGAAGCGCTTGCCATGCGGGTGGATCTGGCGTCGCTGACGGGTGAAGCACGCCCGAAGGCGAGAACGACTCACATAGTGTCCGACGGCCATCTGCTCGACCTGCCCAACCTCGTCTTTGCGGGCACGACTATCCTGTCCGGGCATGGGCGTGCGGTCGTCTATGCGACGGGAATGGACACCGAATTCGGCAAACTTGCCGGTCTGGCGACGACGCTGGAGCCCGGACTGAGTCCACTGCAGCTCGAAATGGTCAAGGTCACTCGTATGATTGCAGTGTTCGCGTTGGTCATGGGCGGTCTCTTTTTCATCCTCGGCATCTCGATGAATCTTGGATTCTGGGTCAGCGCAGTCTTCGGTATCGGAATCATCGCCGCGAATGTTCCAGAAGGCTTGCTCCCAACCATGACGCTCGCGCTCGCACTCGGCAGCCAGCGCATGGCAAAGCGAAACGCCCTCATCAAGCATCTGTCTTCCGTCGAGACGCTGGGATGCACCACGGTCATCTGCACCGACAAGACCGGCACGTTGACTGAAAACCGCATGCGTGTGGAACGCGTGCATGTGGACGGTCTCGATTTAGAAGCGCGGAACGGTCTCCTGGTGATCAAGGATTCCATCCCCAACACGATAGAGCCCAGCCAACTGGGACCGATCGCGCAGGCCCTCTCACTGTGCCACACGGCAAAACGCGTTCGGCAGGCCGGAGGCCGCAGCGTATGGGTCGGGGATCCGACGGAGGTGGCTCTGCTCGAATTCGTTGACGCATACGGCCTCTCGCCTCCCGCTCCTCCGCAACGACTGGGTGAACTCCCGTTCGATGCGGATCGAAAGCGAATGACCACCCTTCATTGGATGGCGGGACAGCTCGTCGCTCACGTCAAGGGCGCACCGGAGACCGTCATTCCGCTATGTTCGCGGGCCTATGACCCGGTGGCCCCCGTCCCTATGAGCGATGCAGTGCGACAGGAACTGTTGACACACAGTCGACGGTTGGCTCAGCAGGCGTACCGTGTCCTGGCGGTCGCCGTGCGGGAAATCGAGCGAACTGATGTTGATCTCGATAGCAAAACGGTCGAACAGGACCTGGTGTTTCTTGGTCTCGTGGCCATGATAGACCCCCCGCACCGGGAAGTCCCCGGCGCGGTGGCCCGTTGCCGCACGGCCGGAGTCCGTGTCGTCATGTTAACCGGGGATCATCCTCTGACGGCAGTCGCGCTTGCCCGGAAGATCGGCCTACTCCCTGGGACCCTCGATCCGTCAAAACCGGAGCTTGTTCCGGTGATCGAAGGGACACGCGTGGAGGTGATGAACGACGCGGAACTGCAGGCCTTCCTGACTCCCGCCAGGCCGGGGGAAACTGAGCCACTCTTCGCACGCATGGCCCCGCGACACAAGATGCGTGTCGTATCGATGCTCAAGCGGATGGGCGAGATTGTGGCGGTCACGGGCGACGGCGTGAACGATGCACCGGCGCTCAAACAGGCGGATATCGGCATCGCGATGGGAATTGCCGGCACTGATGTGGCCAAAGAAACGGCTGATATGATTCTCCTCGACGACAACTTTGCCACGATCGTCAACGCCATCGAGGAAGGCCGTGCCGTCTATGCGAATATCAAGAAGTTTACGACCTACGTGCTGGCCAGCAACGTCCCGGAAATCGTGCCGTTTCTTGGATACGGCATGGTCGGATTACCGCTGGCGATTACGGTTCCGCAAATCCTGGCGGTCGACCTTGGCACGGATATGCTGCCGGCCTTGGCCCTTGGCGCCGAGCGGCCAGATCCGGGACTCATGAATGTGCCGCCACGCGCACGATCTGCGCGTCTTGTCGATCGGTCGCTCATGCTCCGCGCATACGGCTTTTTGGGCCTGATTGAAGCGGCCTTGGCGATGGGGGCATTCTTCGGGTTCCTCTATCTCCGGGGATGGGAGTGGGGCGTGTCGCTCAACTGGTCGGATCCTCTGTATCAGGAGGCCACGACCGTCACCTTGGCCACGATCGTGGTCGCCCAGGTAGCCAACGTGTTCGCCTGTCGATCCGCGCGACAGTCCGCCCTTCGCCTCGGATTCGCGACCAACGCGCTGCTGTTTTATGGCATCGCGGCCGAGCTCGCGCTCTTACTGGCTATCGTCTACCTGCCAGCTCTTCACGTTCTGTTCGGAACCAAATCCCTGCCCATGTGGATTTGGCCGGCCTTGGCCGGCGGTGCGGTTTTCCTGCTGATGGCTGAGGAACTACGCAAACTCCTGCTCCGCCGGCGCCACTGGTTGGACGGACGAGCGCCCTCACCGCCCCACACGCACATTCAAGAAATCGTTCGGAAGGAGTCCCTATGA